Proteins from one Microtus pennsylvanicus isolate mMicPen1 chromosome 7, mMicPen1.hap1, whole genome shotgun sequence genomic window:
- the LOC142854850 gene encoding guanylate-binding protein 3-like encodes METPICLVQNWKEELMVNPEAIRILEKISQPLVVVAIVGLYRTGKSYLMNRLAGQNHGFSLGSTVQSETKGIWMWCVPHPTKPTHTLVLLDTEGLGDIEKGDPKNDSWIFALAVLLSSTFVYNSMNTINHQALEQLHYVTELTQLIRAKASPREDEGKDSSEFVSFFPDFVWTVRDFTLELKLDGHVITADEYLENALKLIPGNNPKVQKSNTTRECIRYFFPVRRCFVFDRPTRDKSLLSQIEKVPENELEWNFQVESKKFCSYIFTNAKTKTLRGGITVTGNRLGTLVKTYLDAINSGTVPCLENAVMTLAQRENSAAVQKAADHYSEQMAQKLQLPTDTLQELLDVHADCEKEAIAVFMEHSFKDDEQEFQRRLVAVIEERKEAFMQQNEAASISHCQAELDKLSESLRKSVSSGAFSVPGGHSLYIEARKKVEQNYERVSRKGVKANEVLKSFLQSQGTVENSILNSDKALTDGQKAIAAERTKKEVAEKERELLRQKQEEQEQLMEAQERSFQENIAKLQEKMEKERETLLSEQEKMLEHKLKIQEELLVEGFKKKSEMLMNEISHLREEIERTKEKPSLFAQILDTVGNAFLIVLPGAGKLLGAGMKALSSFMK; translated from the exons GCTTTTCCTTGGGTTCCACCGTGCAGTCTGAAACCAAGGGAATCTGGATGTGGTGTGTGCCTCACCCCACCAAGCCAACCCATACCCTCGTCCTTCTGGACACAGAGGGTCTTGGTGATATAGAAAAG GGTGACCCTAAGAATGACTCATGGATCTTTGCCTTGGCTGTGCTTTTAAGCAGCACCTTTGTCTACAACAGCATGAACACCATCAACCACCAGGCCCTAGAGCAGCTGCA TTATGTGACTGAATTAACACAGCTAATCCGGGCAAAGGCCAGCCCCAGAGAGGATGAAGGAAAGGACTCCAGTGAGTTTGTGAGCTTCTTCCCGGACTTTGTCTGGACTGTTCGGGATTTcactctggagctgaagttagatGGACATGTCATCACAGCGGATGAGTACCTGGAGAATGCCCTGAAGCTGATTCCAG GAAACAATCCCAAAGTCCAAAAGTCCAACACAACCAGAGAATGTATCAGATATTTCTTTCCAGTACGGAGGTGCTTTGTCTTTGACCGGCCTACAAGGGACAAAAGTTTACTATCTCAAATTGAAAAAGTTCCAGAAAACGAACTGGAATGGAATTTCCAGGTGGAATCAAAAAAGTTCTGTTCCTACATCTTCACCAATGCAAAGACCAAGACGCTGAGAGGCGGGATTACTGTCACAGGAAACC GACTGGGGACTCTGGTGAAGACCTACTTGGATGCCATCAATAGCGGGACTGTGCCTTGCTTGGAGAATGCCGTGATGACCCTGGCTCAGCGTGAGAACTCGGCAGCTGTGCAGAAGGCAGCTGACCATTACAGTGAGCAGATGGCCCAGAAACTGCAGCTCCCAACAGACACTCTCCAAGAGCTTCTGGATGTACATGCAGACTGTGAGAAGGAAGCCATTGCTGTTTTCATGGAGCACTCCTTCAAGGACGACGAGCaagagttccagaggagactggtg GCTGtcatagaagaaaggaaggaagctttCATGCAACAGAATGAAGCAGCATCTATCAGTCACTGCCAGGCTGAGCTGGACAAGCTTTCAGAGTCCCTGAGGAAGAGTGTCTCAAGTGGAGCTTTCTCTGTTCCTGGTGGGCACAGTCTCTACATAGAGGCCAGGAAGAAGGTGGAGCAGAACTATGAGCGAGTGTCCCGGAAGGGAGTAAag GCAAATGAGGTTCTCAAGAGCTTCCTACAGTCACAGGGTACTGTAGAGAACTCCATCCTGAATTCAGACAAAGCCCTTACAGATGGACAGAAGGCCATAGCAG CTGAGAGGACAAAGAAGGAGGTGGCTGAGAAGGAACGAGAGCTgctgagacagaaacaggaggagcaAGAGCAACTGATGGAAGCTCAAGAGAGAAGCTTCCAAGAAAACATTGCTAAACTTcaagagaagatggagaaggaaagggagactCTTCTGAGTGAGCAGGAGAAGATGCTAGAGCACAAGCTAAAG atCCAAGAAGAACTTCTTGTTGAAGGATTTAAAAAGAAGTCTGAAATGTTAATGAATGAAataagtcatctgagagaagagaTTGAGAGAACTAAAGAGAAACCCTCACTGTTTGCACAAATTCTTGACACAGTTGGCAATGCGTTCCTTATTGTTTTACCAGGAGCTGGTAAATTATTGGGTGCAGGGAtgaaagctctcagctcctttaTGAAATAG